One window of Leptospira wolbachii serovar Codice str. CDC genomic DNA carries:
- the lpxC gene encoding UDP-3-O-acyl-N-acetylglucosamine deacetylase: MVTAIHRKTIQNSITLRGIGVHSGKMVTLRLHPAEANTGLIFYLYKGTQKIRIPVSLDHVVDTSNATTIGDGSSNRVQTIEHLLAAVHTLGITDCIFEIDSVEVPIMDGSSLPFWEGIRSAGIRVLPETIEPITIANPIWVVDGDKYLVMLPSDELKVTYSIDFNHPLLRGQSYTTTLDESILGTDILPARTFGFLKDVEALQARGLAMGGSLDNAVVLTDDGYLNETLRYDNECVRHKILDLIGDLAVMGRPFRGHLIASKAGHALDISLAKCIMSQVTGNELTQFKSKRVPLFAKKQAVR; this comes from the coding sequence ATGGTAACGGCGATACATAGAAAAACCATCCAAAACTCCATCACTCTTCGGGGAATTGGCGTACATTCCGGGAAAATGGTGACTTTGCGGCTCCATCCGGCAGAAGCAAATACAGGACTCATCTTTTACCTCTACAAAGGGACTCAAAAAATTCGAATTCCCGTCTCTCTCGACCATGTGGTCGACACAAGTAACGCCACAACTATTGGGGACGGAAGTTCCAACCGGGTGCAAACCATAGAACACCTTCTCGCCGCCGTTCACACCCTAGGCATTACTGATTGTATTTTTGAAATTGATTCCGTAGAAGTTCCGATTATGGATGGATCCTCCCTGCCGTTTTGGGAAGGGATTCGTTCGGCAGGAATCCGGGTTCTTCCTGAAACCATTGAACCCATTACCATCGCCAACCCCATTTGGGTAGTAGACGGGGACAAATACCTCGTAATGCTTCCTTCCGATGAACTCAAAGTCACTTATAGCATCGATTTCAACCACCCCCTCCTTAGAGGCCAGTCCTACACCACCACTCTTGACGAATCCATTTTAGGAACAGACATCCTTCCTGCCCGAACTTTTGGGTTTTTGAAAGATGTGGAAGCCCTCCAAGCAAGAGGCCTTGCTATGGGTGGATCTCTCGACAATGCGGTAGTATTGACGGATGACGGGTATTTGAACGAAACTTTACGTTATGACAACGAATGTGTCCGTCACAAGATCCTCGACCTCATTGGGGACTTGGCCGTCATGGGTCGACCTTTCCGTGGTCATTTGATTGCTTCCAAAGCGGGTCATGCCTTAGACATCTCTCTTGCCAAATGCATTATGAGCCAAGTCACAGGAAACGAACTCACTCAGTTCAAAAGCAAAAGAGTCCCACTTTTCGCTAAAAAACAAGCGGTCCGTTAG
- a CDS encoding AI-2E family transporter, producing the protein MNWIKNKNEIIVYLLLGAIFLGTCLTLFFVFKPFLWASFLALLFYLTTRKIHKKLKNILGVKFHGLSPYIMVILMLAGVFIPSYLIVSTLIRESLNLVSYIRNQLTEESIVSLLLNSPMLTDFFTENEFFWIKLPLLYREYVGQHMDILNLDSIYSLLKNSSGFLVGSFEVPGAIIFNAFFTFILLFFLYKEGSRMEHALFVLLPFPTEIEERLGRRIEEAIRTVMMGNLFISLLQGTFVYILLLFTSVSNKFLLSSIATIFSLIPVVGTSVVWLPIGLYIGLVQENWTGSVLFMIAGGASYLILENLVKPKILDKKLKTHPFLIFLSLIGGLQEFGVAGIIIGPMALTLVIILWDFWKIFRETRFQNI; encoded by the coding sequence ATGAATTGGATTAAAAACAAAAACGAAATCATCGTCTATCTTTTGCTTGGTGCCATATTTTTAGGGACTTGTCTTACTTTATTTTTTGTATTCAAACCTTTCCTTTGGGCAAGTTTCCTCGCTCTACTATTTTATCTTACAACAAGAAAGATTCACAAAAAACTAAAGAACATACTCGGGGTCAAATTCCACGGACTTTCGCCTTATATCATGGTAATTCTAATGCTTGCTGGAGTATTTATCCCGTCTTATTTGATTGTCTCTACTCTAATTCGAGAGTCTTTAAACTTAGTCAGTTATATCAGAAACCAACTCACAGAAGAATCCATTGTATCTTTGTTACTCAATAGTCCTATGCTCACAGATTTCTTTACAGAGAATGAATTTTTCTGGATCAAACTCCCTTTGTTGTATAGAGAATATGTGGGCCAACACATGGACATCTTAAACTTAGATTCCATCTATAGTTTACTAAAAAACTCATCCGGTTTTTTAGTCGGCTCTTTTGAAGTTCCCGGTGCCATCATTTTTAATGCATTTTTTACATTCATTTTACTTTTCTTTTTATACAAAGAAGGAAGTCGGATGGAACATGCGCTTTTTGTTTTACTCCCCTTCCCAACAGAAATTGAGGAGAGACTAGGTCGCCGTATCGAGGAAGCCATTCGCACTGTAATGATGGGAAACTTATTCATTTCTCTATTACAAGGTACCTTCGTATACATATTGTTACTATTTACCTCTGTTTCAAATAAGTTTTTACTTTCTAGCATCGCCACCATTTTTTCACTGATCCCCGTTGTAGGAACATCGGTTGTTTGGTTACCCATTGGTTTGTATATTGGACTTGTCCAAGAAAACTGGACGGGGAGTGTTCTCTTTATGATCGCCGGTGGTGCGAGTTATTTGATTTTGGAGAACTTAGTAAAACCTAAGATTTTAGATAAAAAACTTAAAACTCATCCGTTTTTAATTTTTTTATCTCTCATTGGCGGCCTACAAGAGTTTGGTGTTGCTGGAATCATTATTGGTCCTATGGCTTTGACACTTGTCATCATCCTTTGGGACTTTTGGAAAATTTTTAGAGAGACACGTTTTCAAAATATATAA
- the mce gene encoding mammalian cell entry protein Mce: protein MPTIGRALIVGLLFIFSLVAVGYFTIVTEGGPFQKSGYQLPVYFPDAEGIKIGNKVTIHGVPFGYVSKIRLVQIDEYGNLLPEGETGIGTKVELTLLLKGKVQLFSNYEITIKNESLLSGRVVSLDPGSKFPVDPKTKEYMMTEPALTKVEISPKSGKLMPIQGKVTQDPLVSLSELIAENRSDIRKTVQNIAGITGKINEGQGTLGKLINESDVHKSVNTTLGDAQVVLKELREGLEDTREQAPVTSFIRSALSAF, encoded by the coding sequence ATGCCCACTATAGGTCGCGCTCTCATCGTCGGTCTTTTATTTATCTTTTCACTTGTGGCTGTGGGTTACTTCACCATCGTCACCGAAGGTGGTCCCTTCCAAAAGTCGGGTTACCAACTTCCCGTTTACTTTCCCGATGCAGAAGGAATCAAAATTGGAAACAAGGTGACCATCCATGGGGTTCCGTTTGGCTATGTTTCAAAAATTCGTTTGGTGCAGATCGATGAATATGGAAACTTACTCCCTGAAGGAGAAACGGGGATTGGAACTAAAGTGGAACTCACCCTTCTTTTAAAAGGGAAGGTGCAACTTTTCTCCAACTACGAAATTACCATCAAAAACGAAAGTCTACTTTCTGGACGTGTGGTCTCTCTCGACCCCGGATCCAAGTTCCCGGTCGATCCCAAAACCAAAGAATATATGATGACAGAGCCTGCTCTGACCAAAGTGGAGATTTCTCCCAAATCAGGAAAACTGATGCCGATCCAAGGAAAGGTCACCCAAGACCCCCTTGTTTCTTTATCCGAACTGATTGCTGAAAATCGCTCCGATATCCGTAAAACAGTCCAAAACATCGCGGGAATCACCGGAAAAATCAATGAAGGCCAAGGAACTCTGGGAAAACTTATCAATGAAAGTGATGTGCATAAGTCTGTGAATACCACTCTTGGGGATGCTCAAGTGGTTTTAAAGGAACTAAGAGAGGGACTGGAAGACACAAGGGAACAAGCTCCTGTGACCAGTTTCATTCGTTCCGCCCTCAGTGCTTTTTAA
- a CDS encoding exodeoxyribonuclease VII small subunit — protein MVEKKSISFEEALRELEDIAEKLERGTLSLEDSIKAYERGMELKKVCSERLVDAEAKIEFLSKAPSGEIVKSAVKKKKEDGPSKPVEEDLF, from the coding sequence ATGGTAGAGAAAAAATCGATTAGTTTTGAAGAAGCACTTCGTGAATTAGAAGACATAGCTGAAAAATTAGAGAGGGGAACCCTATCCTTAGAAGATTCCATCAAAGCCTACGAAAGAGGAATGGAATTAAAAAAAGTTTGTTCAGAACGACTTGTGGATGCAGAAGCAAAAATTGAATTTTTGTCCAAAGCACCCAGTGGCGAAATTGTAAAATCTGCTGTCAAAAAAAAGAAAGAAGATGGGCCGTCAAAACCTGTGGAAGAAGATTTATTTTAA
- a CDS encoding sodium:solute symporter family protein, with product MSFQAVFIVGYLLITIAIGVYAAKKVKNSRDFILAGRSLPLPISTAALFATWFGSETILGSSVEFAKGGFLSVIQDPFGGALCLFLLGLVFAKYLYRMQILTFGDFYRNRYEKKMEFIAGICLIFSYFGWVAAQFVALGIMVQILFGINQFTAIVIGACLVVFYTYLGGMWSVSLTDFFQSISIIIGLVIVVFELNEVKPIWTSIQEKPDGFFRFFPESNFHAWTLYLSAWMVVGFGSLPQQDIFQRVMSAKLEKVAITASYLSSIFYLLFALIPLFLGLHAKSLLPDFDLHGETGQLLIPTMISKFSSPWVQVLFFSALISAILSTASGAILAPSSILSENILKYAFTNMNDKKLLLLSRTSVLIIAGISFLLAVGKPSIYALVEDSGGISLVTLFIPMVFGLMSQKADERAALFSLFVGIGTWLVLEVYGDDMTSHFYGTIASLIAILVGMYFFPKKEQSIEAK from the coding sequence ATGAGTTTCCAAGCTGTCTTCATTGTTGGTTACCTACTCATAACGATTGCCATTGGAGTGTATGCGGCAAAAAAAGTCAAAAACTCACGTGACTTTATCTTAGCCGGTAGAAGCCTTCCCCTTCCCATCTCCACTGCTGCTCTCTTTGCAACTTGGTTTGGAAGTGAAACCATCCTCGGTTCTTCCGTCGAATTTGCAAAAGGTGGGTTTTTATCTGTCATCCAAGATCCCTTTGGCGGGGCACTTTGTCTTTTTTTACTAGGACTCGTATTTGCGAAGTATCTCTATCGAATGCAAATCCTTACCTTCGGAGATTTTTACAGAAACCGGTATGAAAAGAAGATGGAATTTATTGCCGGGATCTGTTTGATCTTTTCCTATTTTGGATGGGTGGCAGCACAATTTGTGGCCCTCGGAATTATGGTGCAGATTCTTTTTGGAATCAATCAATTCACTGCCATCGTGATCGGCGCATGTCTTGTTGTTTTTTATACTTATCTTGGCGGGATGTGGTCGGTTTCCTTAACTGACTTTTTCCAATCTATCTCCATCATCATCGGTCTTGTCATCGTCGTATTCGAGTTAAACGAAGTAAAACCAATCTGGACATCGATCCAAGAAAAACCTGATGGTTTCTTTCGATTTTTTCCTGAGTCCAATTTTCACGCTTGGACTTTGTATCTTTCTGCTTGGATGGTAGTGGGTTTTGGGTCTTTGCCCCAACAGGATATCTTCCAAAGGGTGATGTCGGCAAAATTGGAAAAGGTGGCTATCACTGCCTCCTATCTTTCTTCCATTTTCTACCTACTTTTTGCTCTCATTCCTTTGTTTTTAGGACTTCATGCAAAAAGCCTTCTTCCCGACTTTGATTTACACGGAGAAACCGGACAACTCCTCATCCCTACAATGATTTCTAAGTTTTCCAGTCCTTGGGTTCAGGTTTTATTTTTTTCTGCTCTTATCTCGGCTATCCTTTCCACGGCTTCAGGAGCCATCCTTGCCCCCTCGTCCATTCTATCGGAGAATATTCTAAAATACGCATTTACTAACATGAATGATAAAAAATTACTCCTACTTTCTAGAACTTCGGTTCTAATCATTGCTGGAATTTCTTTTTTGCTCGCTGTGGGAAAACCGTCTATTTACGCCCTTGTGGAAGACTCCGGTGGAATCTCTCTTGTCACATTATTCATTCCTATGGTCTTTGGACTCATGAGCCAAAAGGCTGATGAAAGAGCCGCTCTCTTTTCTTTGTTTGTGGGCATTGGGACTTGGCTTGTTTTGGAAGTGTACGGCGACGATATGACAAGCCATTTCTATGGAACGATAGCCAGCCTTATCGCCATACTCGTGGGAATGTATTTCTTTCCTAAGAAAGAGCAATCGATAGAAGCCAAGTAA
- the xseA gene encoding exodeoxyribonuclease VII large subunit → MELVDASLSVSEVNRLIKSKLQDSSEFKNIWVRGEISNHSQTNSSGHIYFSLKDQASVIKCAFFSFQAKNYRGTPLRNGMEILVYGSISVYEPGGYYSLTVQKIEEIGEGDILLKIEKLKKTLADKGIFDATHKRPLPKFPKRLGIVTSPKGAAVEDIIRIATDLNPSIQILVSPCLVQGDGAEVSIIEAIKELNDPKWEVDVIIAGRGGGSFEDLMAFNQEAVVMAYYHSRIPIISAVGHEIDRVLTDLAADATTPTPTAAAKLAIPNVSDTLIRLDEMEDRIKSALTNVIRIGKEKCAGVVSRPVFQNPKTLLEIRSAALDELMTKISLLGKNYLVRKQSEFQRFDNLSQNWKSYLERIHNKFTLAEQRLEHFSPLGTLKRGYSVVRNQNKQVISSIHNIKENESLEVFLSDGKLLVEVKEKI, encoded by the coding sequence ATGGAACTCGTTGACGCATCGCTTAGTGTTAGTGAGGTCAACCGCCTCATCAAATCCAAACTCCAAGACTCATCTGAATTTAAAAACATTTGGGTTCGTGGTGAGATATCAAATCATTCCCAAACCAATAGCTCGGGCCATATTTACTTTTCGCTGAAAGATCAGGCAAGCGTGATCAAATGCGCTTTTTTTTCCTTCCAAGCCAAAAACTACCGTGGAACGCCACTTCGGAATGGAATGGAGATTTTGGTATATGGTTCCATTTCTGTTTATGAGCCTGGCGGATATTATAGTTTAACAGTTCAAAAGATTGAAGAAATTGGAGAGGGTGACATCCTTCTCAAAATTGAAAAACTAAAGAAAACCCTGGCCGATAAAGGTATTTTTGATGCCACACACAAACGCCCTTTACCAAAATTTCCCAAGCGCCTAGGTATTGTTACCTCTCCCAAAGGGGCGGCAGTCGAAGACATCATTCGGATTGCTACCGACTTAAACCCTTCCATTCAAATTTTAGTATCACCTTGTCTCGTACAGGGAGATGGTGCTGAAGTCTCTATCATAGAAGCCATAAAAGAACTGAATGATCCCAAATGGGAAGTGGATGTGATCATTGCTGGACGTGGTGGTGGTTCCTTCGAAGATCTAATGGCATTTAACCAAGAAGCAGTGGTTATGGCTTATTACCATTCCAGAATACCTATTATCTCTGCAGTCGGACATGAAATTGACCGTGTCCTTACTGACCTTGCGGCGGATGCGACTACTCCCACTCCCACAGCTGCGGCAAAACTAGCTATTCCCAATGTATCGGATACCCTCATTCGACTGGATGAAATGGAAGACAGAATCAAATCTGCTCTAACGAACGTTATTCGCATTGGAAAAGAAAAGTGTGCAGGTGTTGTCTCAAGACCTGTTTTTCAAAATCCAAAAACTCTTTTGGAAATCAGATCCGCAGCACTGGACGAACTCATGACAAAGATATCGCTCCTCGGAAAAAATTATTTAGTTCGCAAACAAAGTGAATTCCAAAGGTTTGATAATCTTTCCCAAAACTGGAAATCCTATTTAGAGAGAATCCATAACAAATTCACTCTCGCAGAACAAAGATTAGAGCACTTTTCCCCACTGGGAACTTTGAAACGTGGGTATTCTGTGGTTCGGAACCAAAACAAACAAGTGATTTCATCCATTCATAATATCAAAGAAAATGAAAGTTTAGAAGTATTCCTTTCGGATGGAAAACTTCTCGTAGAAGTAAAAGAAAAAATATAG
- a CDS encoding D-alanine--D-alanine ligase, giving the protein MIQTKIALLFGGISGEHIISIRSSYFIFNTIDRDKFQICPVYIDQTGKFWIPRGKDPIYPDPSGKTESEFLKEFSKLNQISESKSGAGLLENGFSAAFLGLHGGAGEDGRIQGFLDVLEIPHTGSGVLASALAMDKYRANLLFQTIGIPVAPFVDLEKGKVDARKTVLNLPFSFPVFIKPTLGGSSVNTGMAKTPEEAMVLVDKIFVSEDRVLIQKLISGTEVSIGVLEKKEGEKRIPFALVPTEIRPKSEFFDFEAKYTKGGSEEITPAPVGDEITKKLQEYTLMCHEVLGCKGYSRTDFIISDGVPYVLETNTLPGMTGTSLIPQQAKALGIEMKEVFTWLLSIALS; this is encoded by the coding sequence ATGATCCAAACCAAAATCGCACTGCTTTTCGGAGGTATCTCCGGAGAACATATCATCTCTATTCGTTCTTCTTATTTCATTTTCAATACAATCGATCGGGACAAATTCCAAATTTGTCCTGTTTACATTGACCAAACGGGAAAATTTTGGATCCCGAGAGGAAAAGATCCAATTTATCCAGATCCATCTGGCAAAACAGAATCGGAATTCTTAAAAGAATTTTCTAAGTTGAACCAAATATCCGAATCAAAATCTGGTGCGGGACTTCTCGAAAATGGATTTTCGGCCGCCTTTCTGGGATTACACGGAGGAGCGGGAGAGGATGGACGAATCCAAGGATTTTTAGATGTATTAGAAATCCCGCATACGGGTTCGGGAGTTTTGGCATCGGCTCTGGCAATGGACAAATATAGGGCCAACCTACTATTCCAAACGATTGGAATTCCTGTGGCACCTTTTGTGGATTTGGAAAAAGGAAAAGTGGACGCAAGAAAAACCGTCTTAAACTTACCATTTTCTTTTCCTGTATTCATTAAACCAACATTAGGTGGATCGAGTGTCAATACGGGAATGGCAAAAACCCCCGAAGAGGCTATGGTTCTTGTGGATAAGATCTTTGTCTCCGAAGATCGAGTTTTGATTCAAAAATTGATTTCGGGAACAGAAGTGTCCATTGGTGTTTTGGAAAAAAAAGAAGGAGAAAAACGAATTCCTTTTGCTCTCGTGCCAACGGAGATCAGGCCCAAGTCCGAATTTTTTGATTTTGAAGCCAAATATACAAAAGGGGGAAGTGAAGAAATCACACCGGCACCGGTAGGGGATGAGATCACAAAAAAACTCCAAGAGTATACTTTAATGTGTCATGAGGTGCTTGGTTGTAAAGGGTATTCTCGTACCGATTTTATCATTAGCGACGGTGTGCCTTATGTTTTAGAAACAAACACCCTACCTGGAATGACGGGGACAAGTCTTATTCCCCAACAAGCAAAAGCTCTCGGGATAGAGATGAAAGAAGTTTTTACTTGGCTTCTATCGATTGCTCTTTCTTAG
- a CDS encoding ABC transporter ATP-binding protein gives METFAIEMKNVHKAFGKRKILTGMNIQVKQGETMVILGPSGTGKSVSLKHITGLLDPDEGDCQIFGESIVHGNEKKREELRSKLGVLFQSGALINWLTVYENVALPLREHKIASGAELDRIVMEKLKWLDLVPAKDTLPSNISGGMKKRVGLARALTSQPKIVLYDEPTSGLDPVMSNVINDLVIRLQKELGLTSIVVTHDMNSAYRIADRISFLYEGKVQFCGTSEEIQKSTNPVIQQFIHGNTVGPMILDHSELKKGKSN, from the coding sequence ATGGAAACCTTTGCCATTGAAATGAAAAACGTCCACAAAGCTTTCGGAAAAAGAAAGATTTTAACTGGAATGAACATACAGGTAAAACAAGGAGAGACCATGGTCATCCTTGGCCCATCTGGGACAGGAAAATCAGTCAGCCTCAAACACATCACGGGGTTACTCGATCCAGATGAAGGAGATTGCCAAATTTTCGGCGAATCCATAGTTCATGGGAATGAAAAAAAAAGAGAAGAGCTTCGTTCAAAACTTGGAGTTTTGTTCCAATCAGGAGCACTCATCAACTGGCTTACAGTCTATGAAAATGTGGCTCTTCCTCTGCGAGAACATAAAATTGCATCAGGGGCAGAACTTGACCGCATTGTAATGGAAAAACTAAAATGGCTGGACCTTGTTCCCGCCAAAGATACGTTACCAAGTAATATTTCTGGAGGGATGAAAAAACGAGTCGGTCTAGCACGTGCTCTCACTTCCCAACCTAAAATCGTGTTATACGACGAGCCAACTTCAGGGCTTGATCCAGTGATGTCCAATGTCATCAATGATCTTGTCATCCGTTTGCAAAAGGAACTAGGTCTAACATCCATAGTGGTCACTCATGATATGAATTCAGCGTATAGGATCGCAGATAGAATTAGTTTTCTCTATGAAGGTAAGGTGCAGTTTTGCGGAACCTCGGAAGAGATCCAAAAATCAACCAATCCCGTCATCCAACAATTCATTCATGGAAATACAGTGGGCCCAATGATTCTAGATCATTCAGAATTAAAAAAAGGAAAATCCAATTGA
- a CDS encoding MlaE family ABC transporter permease → MKRLYSKTLEPLLYAIGYTVLLLFRAVGQSHQLYFKRKEILEQMFIAGVGSLFVVSIVSIFTGMILGLNTGLGLRDFGAEGQIGLLLTITLTREMSPFMTSLILAASVGSAMAAEIGTMKVSEEIDALEVMSINPVRYLVMPRIVGFSLMVPVLCVYSAALGILGGGIVGHFQLGIDMISYFQDVYYRISSVPGLKDLYVGLLKGYVFGLSISTISCSQGLRTEGGAIGVGQTTRKAVVTSFLMVIFSGYVLTALFYK, encoded by the coding sequence ATGAAACGGCTATATTCCAAAACCTTGGAACCCTTACTCTATGCCATTGGGTATACGGTCCTCCTTCTCTTTCGCGCAGTGGGACAGTCCCACCAGCTCTATTTCAAACGAAAAGAAATCCTAGAACAAATGTTCATCGCCGGTGTGGGTTCACTCTTTGTTGTCTCCATCGTTTCTATTTTTACAGGAATGATCCTTGGGTTAAACACAGGCCTTGGTCTTCGGGACTTTGGGGCCGAGGGACAAATTGGACTTCTGCTTACCATTACACTCACTCGTGAGATGTCTCCTTTTATGACTTCTCTCATCCTTGCTGCCTCCGTGGGTTCGGCAATGGCCGCAGAAATTGGAACCATGAAAGTCTCCGAAGAGATTGATGCTCTAGAAGTGATGTCCATCAATCCCGTTCGGTATCTAGTGATGCCAAGGATAGTGGGGTTTTCGCTTATGGTTCCCGTGCTTTGTGTCTATTCTGCCGCCTTAGGAATCTTAGGTGGTGGGATTGTTGGACATTTCCAACTGGGAATCGATATGATCAGTTACTTCCAAGATGTGTATTATCGTATCTCTTCGGTTCCTGGATTGAAAGATTTGTATGTGGGTCTTTTGAAAGGCTATGTATTTGGACTTTCCATCTCTACCATATCCTGTAGCCAGGGACTTAGAACCGAAGGTGGTGCCATCGGTGTGGGCCAAACCACAAGAAAGGCTGTGGTCACGTCATTCCTTATGGTCATTTTTTCTGGTTATGTGCTCACTGCCTTATTTTATAAATGA